From Dendropsophus ebraccatus isolate aDenEbr1 chromosome 2, aDenEbr1.pat, whole genome shotgun sequence, a single genomic window includes:
- the POMGNT2 gene encoding protein O-linked-mannose beta-1,4-N-acetylglucosaminyltransferase 2: MNISAVFNALLVSVLAAVLWKYVKLWEQFTIIEEELDLTRQSQELSQVRIDYQAALYALVEDGTKMVCTGRMHTDRVCRFESLCYSTEAEEFVFFHSNQSFMLPSLGSRRFQPALLDLSSVDDHNTQYFNFVELPAAALKFMPKPVFVPDVALIMNRFNPDNLMHVFHDDLLPIYYTMQQFPDLDLDSRLFFMEGWGEGSHFDLYKLMSNKQPLFKEQLKTLGRLLCFTKSYVGLTKITTWYQYGFVQPQGPKANILVSGNEIRHFSKFVLGKLNISSDESTTEDYIVLFSRTLNRLIVNEAELLLALAQEFQMKTITVSLEDHSFADIVRLISNASMLVSMHGAQLVLSLFLPKGAAVVELFPYGINPEHYTPYKTLATLPGMELQYVAWQNKDMANTITYPERPWEQGGIIHLDTSEQERIKKSKEVPRHLCCRNPEWLFRIYQDTKVDVSSLIQVIRSVVKTKPGSRKQKWANGLYPGKVRESRCQASSSEESVTKLSVSWQIPWNLKYLKVRDVKYEVWIQEQGENTYMPYILSYQNHTFSENIKPSTTYLVWIRCIFNKTLLGPFADVLVCKT, from the coding sequence ATGAACATATCCGCAGTGTTTAATGCTCTGCTTGTGTCTGTACTGGCTGCAGTGTTGTGGAAATATGTCAAGTTATGGGAACAGTTCACTATTATTGAGGAGGAGTTGGACCTTACACGTCAGTCCCAAGAGCTGTCTCAGGTACGCATAGACTATCAGGCTGCATTATATGCTCTTGTGGAAGATGGCACTAAAATGGTTTGTACAGGTAGGATGCATACAGATCGTGTCTGCCGCTTTGAATCGCTTTGCTATTCCACAGAGGCAGAGGAGTTTGTCTTttttcacagcaaccaatcctTCATGTTGCCGAGCTTGGGTTCTAGACGGTTCCAGCCTGCACTGCTTGACTTGTCTTCAGTAGATGACCACAATACGCAATATTTCAACTTTGTTGAGcttccagctgctgcactgaAGTTTATGCCCAAGCCTGTCTTTGTACCAGACGTTGCCCTCATAATGAACAGATTTAATCCAGATAACCTCATGCATGTCTTTCATGATGATCTTTTACCCATATACTACACTATGCAGCAGTTCCCAGACTTAGACCTGGACTCCCGTCTGTTCTTTATGGAGGGCTGGGGTGAAGGCTCGCACTTTGATCTGTACAAGCTTATGAGTAATAAGCAGCCTCTTTTCAAAGAGCAGTTAAAGACTTTGGGTAGGCTACTCTGTTTCACCAAGTCTTATGTTGGGTTAACAAAAATCACAACATGGTATCAGTATGGCTTTGTCCAACCACAGGGCCCAAAGGCAAATATATTGGTTTCTGGCAATGAAATAAGGCACTTTTCAAAATTTGTATTGGGAAAACTAAACATCAGCTCTGATGAAAGTACTACGGAAGACTATATAGTTCTTTTCAGCCGTACATTGAATCGACTTATTGTAAATGAGGCCGAATTGCTCCTGGCTCTTGCTCAGGAATTTCAGATGAAAACAATCACTGTCTCTTTAGAAGACCACTCTTTTGCAGATATCGTACGACTTATCAGCAATGCTTCCATGCTTGtcagcatgcatggggcacagtTAGTTTTGTCTCTATTTCTGCCTAAAGGGGCTGCTGTGGTAGAACTTTTTCCTTATGGCATAAACCCAGAACATTACACACCATACAAAACTCTGGCAACTCTTCCAGGCATGGAACTCCAGTATGTTGCTTGGCAAAACAAAGATATGGCAAATACAATCACATACCCTGAGAGGCCATGGGAACAAGGTGGCATTATCCATTTAGACACCAGTGAGCAAGAACGTATAAAGAAAAGCAAGGAAGTGCCGCGCCACCTTTGCTGCCGCAATCCAGAGTGGCTTTTCCGTATTTACCAGGACACAAAGGTTGACGTATCTTCTCTTATTCAAGTCATAAGAAGTGTTGTTAAAACTAAGCCCGGTTCTAGGAAGCAGAAGTGGGCAAATGGATTATATCCTGGGAAGGTAAGAGAATCCAGATGCCAGGCGTCTTCCTCTGAAGAAAGTGTAACAAAGCTGTCTGTGTCTTGGCAGATTCCTTGGAATCTCAAGTATTTGAAAGTAAGAGATGTGAAATATGAGGTTTGGATACAGGAACAAGGAGAAAATACGTATATGCCTTATATATTATCCTACCAGAACCACACATTTTCTGAGAACATTAAACCATCAACAACCTATTTAGTGTGGATCCGATGCATATTCAACAAAACCCTACTCGGACCATTTGCAGATGTCTTGGTGTGCAAAACATAA